In Anaerotignum faecicola, the following are encoded in one genomic region:
- the yabP gene encoding sporulation protein YabP: MAEGRLGGHKVLIEERGRVAIDGVTEVISFDEESIVCETNMGTIIVKGEGLHVEKLNLDQGELDITGAVDSLEYGEEGAFSKSAGGILGRIFK, encoded by the coding sequence ATGGCGGAAGGCAGGCTTGGCGGCCACAAAGTGCTTATAGAAGAACGTGGGCGCGTTGCAATAGACGGCGTTACGGAGGTAATAAGTTTTGATGAGGAAAGCATTGTTTGTGAAACGAACATGGGAACAATAATTGTAAAAGGGGAAGGGCTTCATGTTGAAAAGCTGAACCTTGACCAGGGCGAGCTTGATATTACGGGCGCTGTTGACAGCCTTGAATACGGCGAGGAAGGCGCGTTTTCAAAAAGCGCCGGCGGTATATTGGGCCGTATATTCAAATAA
- a CDS encoding PHP domain-containing protein — protein sequence MIREKYIDLHSHTTYSDGTFTPRELVKEAAAKSLAAVAVTDHDTVNGISQALEAGKEFNVEVISGIEFAAYYPEPNGVEIHIVGLFLDHTSEKLIKKTNEITENRRRRNLEMAERLTSMGMPVSYAELTEEAGGDSYSRTHFANIMLKKGYVKTKREAFGKYISHGKPAFVPRILPTPKECIDIIKNSGGVSILAHPTLYGMNYLQIKNMAKCLKDMGLCGIETMYSTYKPEQQREITRIAEALNLKKSGGSDFHGANKPDISLGIGRGNLRIPEKFLTELKNARP from the coding sequence ATGATTAGAGAAAAATATATTGACCTACATTCACATACAACATATTCAGACGGCACGTTCACCCCTCGTGAACTGGTGAAAGAAGCCGCCGCCAAATCCCTTGCCGCCGTTGCCGTTACGGATCACGATACGGTAAACGGCATTTCCCAAGCGCTTGAAGCCGGAAAGGAATTTAACGTTGAAGTTATAAGCGGCATAGAATTTGCCGCATACTATCCGGAGCCGAACGGCGTAGAAATACACATTGTAGGATTGTTTTTAGATCACACGTCCGAAAAACTTATAAAAAAAACAAATGAAATAACGGAAAACAGACGCAGGCGCAATCTTGAAATGGCAGAGAGGCTTACGTCAATGGGGATGCCCGTTTCATATGCCGAACTTACGGAAGAGGCCGGCGGCGACAGCTATTCCCGCACTCATTTTGCAAACATAATGCTTAAAAAGGGATATGTCAAAACTAAACGGGAAGCATTCGGCAAATATATTTCCCACGGAAAACCGGCGTTTGTGCCGCGTATACTGCCCACGCCGAAAGAATGTATCGATATTATAAAAAACAGCGGCGGGGTAAGCATACTGGCCCATCCAACGCTTTACGGCATGAACTATTTACAAATAAAAAACATGGCAAAATGCCTTAAAGATATGGGCCTTTGCGGAATAGAAACGATGTATTCCACCTACAAGCCCGAACAGCAAAGGGAAATAACAAGAATAGCCGAGGCTCTTAATTTGAAAAAAAGCGGCGGCAGTGATTTCCACGGCGCAAACAAGCCCGATATTTCACTGGGTATAGGAAGGGGAAACCTGAGAATTCCCGAAAAATTCTTAACCGAACTAAAAAACGCCCGCCCTTGA
- a CDS encoding endosialidase, translating into MSVIEEFIRVEKDGTISFGNFLTDSKKKVVDFEVNGDLYYVKTYSEITRLEKNSKLLLEAVPGAAIHNLYMDGKKVSFSIEGKDDIHVIMELEPNTEYRVIVDDFIVGSVCGNLSGKVNFSVDVKNGEKNVVLEKAN; encoded by the coding sequence ATGTCAGTTATAGAAGAATTTATCAGAGTTGAAAAAGACGGCACTATAAGCTTTGGGAACTTCCTTACAGACAGCAAGAAAAAAGTTGTTGATTTTGAAGTGAACGGCGATTTATACTACGTTAAAACATATAGCGAGATTACAAGACTGGAAAAAAACAGCAAATTACTTTTGGAGGCTGTTCCGGGCGCGGCGATACATAACCTTTATATGGACGGGAAAAAAGTTTCCTTCTCTATTGAGGGAAAAGACGACATACATGTTATAATGGAGCTTGAACCGAATACGGAATACAGGGTTATAGTTGATGATTTCATAGTCGGCAGCGTATGCGGCAACCTTTCGGGAAAAGTTAATTTCAGCGTAGACGTTAAAAACGGAGAAAAGAACGTTGTGCTTGAAAAAGCCAACTGA
- the scfA gene encoding six-cysteine ranthipeptide SCIFF, with protein sequence MKHVKTLNTTMLKNTVAKGGCGECQTSCQSACKTSCTVANQSCENR encoded by the coding sequence ATGAAACATGTTAAAACACTCAACACAACAATGCTTAAAAACACAGTTGCAAAAGGCGGATGCGGCGAATGTCAGACTTCATGCCAGTCAGCCTGCAAAACTAGCTGTACAGTAGCTAACCAGTCCTGCGAAAACAGGTAA
- a CDS encoding 4Fe-4S binding protein, which yields MDIKKAYAVYFSPTGGTKKAAEILGAGIGVDVEYIDITVDAVERTFSEDDFVIFAAPSFGGRVPDEAKKRFMLLKGHNTPACATAVYGNRAYEDTLAELKDILEDKGFVTVSAAALVAEHSIMHIYGTGRPDGCDEISIKKFADDLLEKLKTMKSPVSIDVPGNRPYKPYGVIHLAPETGKECVKCGICANECPVKAIPFDNPSITEKEKCISCMRCTKVCPESARALNKDVLSAVQNKLREVCSARKENEFFI from the coding sequence ATGGATATTAAAAAAGCATATGCGGTTTATTTCAGCCCAACCGGCGGAACGAAAAAGGCGGCTGAAATTTTAGGCGCGGGAATTGGCGTTGATGTGGAGTACATAGATATAACGGTGGACGCTGTTGAGAGAACTTTCAGCGAGGATGACTTTGTTATTTTTGCAGCTCCTTCATTTGGCGGAAGGGTGCCTGATGAAGCAAAAAAACGGTTCATGCTTTTAAAAGGACACAATACGCCGGCGTGTGCAACAGCGGTTTACGGAAACAGGGCGTATGAAGATACCCTTGCCGAATTGAAAGATATTCTTGAAGATAAAGGGTTTGTTACCGTATCCGCGGCGGCGTTAGTTGCAGAACATTCAATAATGCATATTTACGGTACAGGCAGGCCCGACGGATGCGATGAAATTTCGATTAAAAAATTTGCGGATGATTTACTGGAAAAATTAAAGACGATGAAAAGCCCTGTAAGCATAGACGTGCCGGGAAACAGGCCGTATAAGCCTTACGGCGTTATACATCTTGCGCCCGAAACAGGAAAAGAGTGCGTAAAGTGCGGAATATGTGCAAATGAATGTCCTGTAAAAGCTATACCGTTCGACAATCCGAGCATAACGGAAAAAGAAAAATGTATTTCCTGCATGAGATGTACAAAAGTCTGTCCCGAAAGTGCGAGGGCTTTAAATAAAGATGTGCTTTCGGCAGTACAAAATAAGCTCAGGGAAGTATGCTCGGCAAGGAAGGAAAACGAATTCTTTATATAA
- a CDS encoding spore cortex biosynthesis protein YabQ produces MILSLSFQARLFLTTVAMGFITAFSYDLIKVLRYAVKHKKIFVQIEDALYWIWVVAAVFIVLLNESFGEIRGFCIGGVFLGMVLYFSAISRFFLMFSEAIVNAVKWVISLFIEIILTPFKLLYKIFRTPCRKAENLLKKFYKKILHLLKLYVKIYSKRIGRNMSAFAVKRRGGKKHEENTET; encoded by the coding sequence ATGATACTTTCGCTTTCGTTTCAGGCAAGGCTTTTTTTAACGACTGTCGCTATGGGATTTATAACGGCTTTCTCGTATGATCTGATTAAAGTGCTGAGATATGCCGTTAAACACAAAAAGATTTTTGTGCAGATAGAGGACGCGTTATACTGGATTTGGGTTGTGGCGGCCGTATTTATTGTGCTTTTAAATGAAAGTTTCGGAGAAATACGCGGATTCTGTATCGGCGGCGTGTTTTTAGGGATGGTTTTATATTTTTCTGCAATAAGCAGGTTTTTTCTTATGTTTTCGGAAGCTATCGTGAACGCGGTAAAATGGGTAATTTCACTTTTTATAGAGATAATTTTGACGCCTTTTAAGTTATTATATAAAATTTTCAGAACGCCGTGCAGAAAAGCGGAAAATTTGCTGAAGAAATTTTATAAAAAAATATTGCATTTACTTAAATTATATGTAAAAATATACTCAAAAAGGATTGGGCGCAATATGTCTGCTTTTGCGGTAAAAAGGCGCGGCGGGAAAAAACATGAAGAAAACACAGAAACCTAA
- a CDS encoding TIGR00266 family protein, producing the protein MKYEIMGGTLPVVECTLSNGEAMITEKGAMCWMTENMKMETTSNGGIGKAFGRMFSGEALFQNRYTAVGGEGMIAFASSFPGSIRAFEISKGNGIVVQKSGFLAAEAGVELSVFFQKKLSAAIFGGEGFIMQKLSGNGTAFIEIDGAAIEYELAPGESMVVDTGYLAAMTESCSVEIVSVPGVKNMLFGGEGVFNTVVKGPGKIILQTMPINNVAGCLRPFLPAK; encoded by the coding sequence ATGAAGTACGAAATTATGGGAGGGACGCTTCCTGTCGTTGAATGTACATTGTCAAACGGCGAGGCTATGATAACTGAAAAAGGGGCCATGTGCTGGATGACGGAAAACATGAAAATGGAAACGACAAGCAACGGCGGCATAGGCAAGGCTTTTGGGAGGATGTTTTCAGGAGAAGCATTATTCCAGAATAGGTATACCGCTGTCGGCGGCGAAGGCATGATTGCGTTTGCATCAAGCTTTCCGGGCTCGATAAGGGCGTTTGAAATATCAAAGGGCAATGGAATTGTCGTTCAGAAAAGCGGCTTTTTGGCGGCGGAAGCTGGGGTTGAACTTTCCGTATTTTTCCAGAAAAAACTCAGCGCGGCAATATTCGGCGGCGAAGGATTTATTATGCAGAAGTTATCGGGCAACGGCACGGCGTTTATAGAAATTGACGGGGCGGCTATAGAATATGAACTTGCCCCGGGAGAAAGCATGGTTGTAGATACGGGCTACCTTGCGGCTATGACTGAAAGCTGCTCTGTTGAAATCGTATCCGTGCCGGGCGTTAAAAATATGCTTTTCGGCGGCGAGGGGGTTTTCAATACCGTAGTAAAGGGGCCGGGGAAAATTATACTCCAGACAATGCCTATAAACAATGTTGCCGGATGCCTAAGGCCGTTTTTGCCTGCTAAATAA
- a CDS encoding ECF transporter S component yields MKNTTTKELCIKALLIALVCAATMAITIPIPATSGYVHLGDSVILICSVFFGSGYGLAAGGIGSALADCLGGYAHWAPFTLVIKGVMGYIIGRVSDYNGGRGKFFSLRNMAASFLGVAWMVFGYFLGGAAIKGSFAVSLASVPANVVQGAGGLIIFIVIGYALDKAEIYKYLNAK; encoded by the coding sequence ATGAAAAATACAACGACAAAAGAACTTTGTATTAAAGCGCTTTTAATTGCGCTTGTATGCGCGGCTACGATGGCCATTACAATTCCTATTCCGGCAACCAGCGGGTACGTTCATCTTGGCGACAGCGTTATACTTATATGCAGCGTATTTTTCGGCAGCGGATACGGACTTGCGGCCGGCGGCATAGGAAGCGCGCTTGCAGACTGCCTTGGCGGATATGCCCATTGGGCTCCCTTTACTCTCGTTATAAAAGGCGTTATGGGATATATAATAGGCCGCGTTTCGGATTATAACGGCGGAAGGGGAAAGTTTTTCTCATTAAGGAATATGGCGGCGTCGTTTTTGGGCGTTGCGTGGATGGTTTTCGGATACTTTTTGGGCGGGGCGGCGATTAAAGGGAGCTTTGCCGTTTCCCTTGCATCGGTTCCCGCAAATGTTGTACAGGGCGCCGGAGGCTTGATTATATTTATTGTAATCGGATATGCTTTGGATAAAGCCGAGATTTACAAATATTTGAACGCCAAATAG
- the radA gene encoding DNA repair protein RadA produces MKDKKIYVCSNCGNKSARWMGVCHKCGEYNTFEEKIETSGKTGIKTSAIQTGSRTGASFTRLKNVETNSSQRIVTSINEFNRVVGGGIVRDSVTIISSPPGVGKSTLSLAVCNDIADKGFKVLYASGEESESQIKGRADRILDNINENIYIISDTCLDNVLTAAEEIKTDLIVVDSIQTFALNAFLPSRAGNPTQTMECAGELVRLAKGGGKSTAVIIIGQMNKNDELAGLRALEHLADTVLILDGDNDEELRSIVATKNRFGSTGEMGFFSMTEKGLISIDNPSEFFVTKREEGQEVSGSAITVVREGSRPVIAEIESLVSRSYTPYPSRIGEALRREQLNTLISILEQRCKINLFDKNVVIKTAGGLKLKEPASNLAVIMCIASSVFNKPINGSSAFIADVGLTGELKKVPGQDQRIKELARMGFKKVYTAAGSSKPKTDCKIEIKQSRYVMDVISEVFGN; encoded by the coding sequence ATGAAAGATAAGAAGATTTATGTATGTTCCAACTGCGGAAATAAATCGGCCCGTTGGATGGGCGTCTGCCACAAGTGCGGCGAATATAATACATTTGAAGAAAAGATTGAAACAAGCGGAAAAACAGGCATAAAGACTTCGGCGATACAGACAGGTTCAAGGACAGGCGCAAGCTTTACTCGCCTTAAAAATGTCGAAACAAATTCCAGCCAAAGAATTGTAACTTCGATTAACGAGTTTAACAGGGTTGTGGGCGGCGGTATAGTCAGGGATTCCGTTACAATAATTTCGTCTCCGCCCGGAGTGGGGAAAAGCACCCTTTCGTTGGCCGTATGCAACGATATAGCGGATAAAGGATTTAAAGTGCTTTATGCCAGCGGGGAAGAAAGCGAGAGCCAGATAAAAGGGCGGGCTGACAGGATATTGGATAATATAAACGAAAATATTTATATTATTTCAGATACATGCTTGGACAATGTGCTTACGGCCGCGGAAGAAATAAAGACGGATCTTATCGTTGTGGACAGCATACAAACATTTGCGTTAAATGCGTTTCTTCCTTCAAGGGCAGGAAACCCAACGCAGACAATGGAGTGCGCCGGGGAACTTGTGCGCCTTGCAAAAGGGGGCGGCAAAAGCACGGCCGTAATTATAATAGGGCAGATGAATAAAAATGACGAACTTGCGGGGCTTAGGGCGTTGGAGCATCTTGCAGACACGGTTTTGATACTTGACGGCGACAACGATGAAGAATTGAGGAGCATAGTCGCCACCAAAAACCGGTTCGGAAGCACGGGCGAAATGGGATTTTTCTCTATGACAGAAAAGGGGCTTATTTCCATTGACAACCCATCTGAATTTTTTGTCACAAAAAGGGAAGAGGGCCAGGAAGTTTCGGGGAGCGCCATAACTGTAGTACGAGAAGGCAGCAGGCCTGTTATAGCTGAAATAGAAAGCCTTGTCAGCCGCAGTTATACGCCTTATCCGTCGCGCATAGGCGAGGCTTTAAGGCGCGAACAGCTTAATACGCTTATTTCAATATTGGAACAAAGGTGCAAGATTAATCTCTTTGATAAAAACGTCGTAATCAAAACGGCGGGAGGGCTTAAGCTTAAAGAGCCGGCGTCAAATCTTGCCGTTATTATGTGTATAGCTTCGTCGGTTTTTAATAAGCCTATAAACGGCTCGTCGGCGTTTATCGCCGACGTAGGGCTTACGGGCGAGCTGAAAAAAGTTCCGGGGCAGGATCAACGGATAAAGGAACTTGCGCGAATGGGATTTAAAAAAGTTTATACGGCGGCGGGGAGCTCAAAGCCCAAAACAGATTGTAAAATTGAAATAAAGCAAAGCCGATATGTAATGGATGTTATTAGCGAAGTTTTTGGGAATTGA
- a CDS encoding TIGR04086 family membrane protein translates to MVKEEASQEKDIKVFKGLAKGLAVGCVITLAVFIALAAVLTYTDVSESVIPMVSVITTAVSALAAGYITAKNAASRGIFWGMGAGLIYAGIIFAVMITASADFAMTIGRGAGIVAAVCGGAIGGILGIGK, encoded by the coding sequence ATGGTTAAGGAAGAAGCGTCACAGGAAAAGGACATAAAAGTTTTTAAAGGGCTTGCCAAAGGACTTGCAGTTGGATGCGTGATCACGCTTGCGGTATTTATTGCGCTTGCGGCGGTTCTTACATACACTGACGTATCTGAGAGCGTTATACCTATGGTATCGGTTATAACTACGGCTGTTTCAGCGCTTGCGGCCGGTTATATTACCGCGAAAAACGCGGCCAGCCGCGGAATTTTCTGGGGAATGGGAGCCGGGCTTATATACGCCGGAATTATTTTCGCCGTTATGATAACGGCTTCCGCCGATTTTGCAATGACTATCGGACGCGGAGCGGGCATTGTTGCGGCTGTATGCGGCGGAGCAATAGGCGGAATACTGGGAATCGGCAAATAA
- a CDS encoding pyruvate carboxylase — protein sequence MSEVNIRKFKKVLVANRGEIAIRVYRALSELGIQTVGIFSKEDRYSLFRTKTDESYELDPEAGPVDAYLDIRKIIKIAKDKGVDAIHPGYGFLSENPDFVKACRRNGIAFIGPDVETMNAMGDKISSKKIAIECGVPIIPGVDHAIKSVEEVLEIARKVGYPVMLKASNGGGGRGMRIVNSEEEMPKEFSEAVNEAKKAFGDDKIFIEKYLKSPKHIEVQILGDKYGNIVHLYDRDCSVQRRHQKVVEYGPAFTIREEVRQKIFADAVRLAKHVGYKNAGTLEFLVDADQNYYFIEMNPRIQVEHTVTEMITGIDIVQAQILIEEGYPLNSPEINIKSQDDVKCSGYAIQMRVTTEDPSNNFLPDTGKIVVYRSGAGNGIRLDGGTAYTGAEVTPYYDSLLVKIIASGRTFDSAVRKGVRALKETRVRGVKTNIPFLINVLQNETFIKGECTTTFIGNTPELFQISIGRDRATRIAEFIGNRIVNETNGDKPVLMSAVSPAVKDQKHYGARDEFLKLGAAGFTQKILGDKKLYITDTSMRDAHQSLMATRMRTIDLMKAAPATNEIMQNAFSVEAWGGATFDVAYRFLKESPWVRLEQLRKAMPNTLIQMLLRASNAVGYSNYPDNVVANFIKVASERGVDVFRIFDSLNWIENMKMPIEEALKTGKIVEGAICYTGNVLDPNETKYTVDYYVNKAKELEALGCHMFAIKDMAGLLKPYAAKELITALKSELKIPVHLHTHDSTGNGVSTILMAAEAGVDVVDTAIEAMASLTSQPSMNSVVEALRGTERDTGLNPEDLARLSRYYGSVRKIYAGFESPMKTPNTEIYKYEIPGGQYSNLLAQVKEMGSEDNFEEIKELYKQANELLGNIIKVTPTAKIVGDLAIFMSKNNLTKSNILTDGKELSYPDSVVDYFMGMVGQPDGGFPKELQKIVLKGQEPLTERAGKSIPPANFDEIREHLGEIINVPGKKINDRNVLSYALYPKVYDDYCRHLEYYNDVSRLESHVFFFGLRKGEETTLKLGEGKDLIIKYVDMGEPNENGVRALTFEINGIMREISVQDKKLEVNTDKKLNAEKGNPHQIGSPIPGTVGKILVKEGDKVEKNSVLMTVEAMKMETSIVSMRNGIVDKIYVKEGERVSQEELLITFKEE from the coding sequence TTGAGCGAAGTAAACATCAGGAAATTTAAAAAAGTCCTCGTTGCCAACAGGGGCGAGATCGCCATACGAGTTTACAGGGCTTTAAGCGAGCTCGGCATACAAACCGTTGGTATTTTCTCTAAAGAAGACAGGTATTCGCTGTTTAGGACAAAAACGGACGAATCTTATGAACTTGATCCTGAAGCCGGGCCGGTAGACGCGTATCTTGATATCAGGAAAATAATTAAGATTGCAAAAGACAAAGGCGTTGACGCTATACACCCGGGCTACGGTTTCCTTTCGGAAAATCCGGACTTTGTCAAAGCGTGCAGGCGCAACGGAATAGCATTTATAGGCCCGGACGTTGAAACGATGAACGCTATGGGCGATAAAATCTCATCGAAGAAAATCGCTATCGAATGTGGCGTGCCTATTATACCGGGCGTGGATCATGCGATTAAAAGCGTTGAAGAAGTTTTGGAGATAGCCCGCAAAGTCGGCTATCCGGTTATGCTTAAAGCTTCCAACGGCGGCGGCGGACGCGGCATGAGGATTGTAAACAGCGAAGAAGAAATGCCTAAGGAGTTTTCCGAAGCCGTTAACGAAGCCAAAAAAGCTTTTGGCGACGATAAGATTTTTATTGAAAAATATCTTAAAAGCCCTAAGCATATTGAGGTTCAGATACTCGGAGATAAATACGGCAATATTGTCCACCTTTATGACAGGGACTGTTCCGTTCAGCGCCGCCATCAGAAAGTGGTGGAATACGGCCCCGCTTTTACTATAAGGGAAGAAGTAAGGCAGAAGATTTTTGCAGACGCCGTAAGGCTTGCAAAGCATGTGGGATATAAAAATGCCGGGACTCTTGAATTCCTTGTTGATGCGGATCAAAATTATTATTTTATAGAAATGAATCCGCGTATACAGGTTGAACATACCGTTACCGAAATGATTACGGGGATAGATATTGTACAGGCGCAGATACTTATTGAAGAAGGGTACCCGCTTAATTCCCCTGAAATTAACATTAAATCACAGGACGATGTTAAATGCAGCGGTTATGCAATACAGATGAGGGTAACGACGGAGGATCCGTCGAATAATTTCCTTCCGGATACGGGAAAAATTGTCGTATACCGTTCGGGAGCCGGAAACGGTATTCGTCTTGACGGCGGCACGGCGTATACGGGAGCGGAAGTTACGCCTTACTACGATAGCCTTCTTGTTAAGATAATAGCCTCGGGAAGGACATTTGACTCGGCAGTGCGCAAAGGCGTGCGAGCTCTTAAAGAAACCCGCGTGCGCGGCGTTAAAACAAACATACCTTTCCTTATAAACGTATTGCAGAATGAAACGTTTATTAAGGGCGAATGTACCACTACATTTATCGGAAACACGCCGGAGCTTTTCCAGATTTCCATCGGAAGGGACAGGGCGACAAGAATTGCGGAATTTATCGGCAACAGGATTGTAAACGAAACAAACGGAGATAAGCCTGTGTTAATGAGCGCGGTATCGCCTGCCGTTAAAGACCAAAAACATTACGGGGCAAGGGATGAATTTCTTAAACTCGGCGCCGCCGGATTTACGCAGAAAATTTTGGGCGATAAAAAGCTTTATATAACGGATACGTCAATGCGCGACGCACACCAATCGCTTATGGCGACCCGCATGAGGACAATAGACCTTATGAAAGCCGCTCCCGCTACAAACGAAATCATGCAGAACGCATTTTCGGTTGAAGCCTGGGGAGGAGCTACTTTCGACGTTGCATACAGGTTCCTGAAAGAAAGCCCGTGGGTGAGGCTTGAACAGCTTAGAAAAGCGATGCCGAATACGCTTATACAAATGCTTCTCAGGGCGTCAAATGCCGTTGGGTACAGCAATTATCCGGATAACGTCGTTGCAAACTTCATAAAAGTTGCTTCTGAAAGGGGCGTTGACGTTTTCAGGATTTTCGACAGCCTTAACTGGATTGAGAATATGAAAATGCCTATCGAAGAAGCGCTTAAAACAGGCAAGATAGTTGAAGGCGCGATATGCTATACGGGCAACGTGCTTGATCCTAACGAAACAAAATATACTGTGGATTATTATGTTAATAAAGCAAAAGAGCTTGAAGCTCTCGGCTGCCATATGTTTGCAATTAAGGACATGGCCGGGCTTCTCAAACCGTACGCGGCAAAAGAACTTATTACGGCCCTTAAAAGCGAACTTAAAATACCGGTGCATCTCCACACGCACGATTCCACAGGAAACGGCGTAAGTACTATACTTATGGCGGCGGAAGCGGGCGTTGACGTTGTCGATACGGCGATAGAAGCTATGGCGAGCCTTACAAGCCAGCCTTCAATGAATTCCGTTGTTGAAGCCTTGAGGGGGACGGAACGCGATACCGGCCTTAATCCCGAGGATCTTGCTCGGCTGAGCAGATATTACGGAAGTGTAAGAAAAATTTATGCAGGCTTTGAAAGTCCTATGAAAACGCCTAATACCGAGATATATAAATATGAAATTCCGGGAGGGCAGTATTCAAACCTTCTCGCGCAGGTTAAAGAAATGGGCTCCGAGGACAACTTTGAGGAAATCAAAGAGCTTTATAAACAGGCCAACGAACTTCTGGGCAACATTATTAAGGTTACGCCGACAGCTAAAATTGTAGGCGATCTTGCAATCTTTATGTCTAAAAATAATCTGACAAAATCCAATATACTGACCGATGGAAAAGAACTTTCATATCCGGACTCGGTAGTTGACTACTTTATGGGAATGGTCGGACAGCCGGACGGCGGTTTCCCTAAGGAGCTTCAGAAAATTGTGCTTAAAGGGCAGGAACCTTTGACAGAAAGAGCTGGAAAAAGTATTCCGCCGGCAAACTTTGATGAAATTAGGGAGCATTTGGGCGAAATTATTAACGTGCCGGGCAAAAAGATTAACGACAGGAACGTATTAAGTTATGCTCTCTATCCTAAGGTTTACGACGACTACTGCCGCCACCTTGAATATTATAACGACGTTTCAAGGCTTGAAAGCCATGTATTTTTCTTCGGCCTCAGAAAAGGTGAGGAAACGACGCTTAAACTCGGCGAGGGCAAGGATCTTATAATTAAATATGTGGATATGGGAGAGCCTAATGAAAACGGCGTCCGCGCCCTTACGTTTGAAATCAACGGCATTATGCGTGAAATTTCCGTACAGGATAAGAAGCTTGAGGTCAATACTGACAAAAAGCTTAACGCGGAAAAAGGAAATCCGCATCAGATCGGTTCGCCTATACCGGGAACTGTCGGAAAGATACTTGTAAAAGAAGGCGACAAGGTTGAAAAGAATAGCGTGCTTATGACAGTTGAGGCCATGAAGATGGAAACGTCCATAGTTTCCATGCGAAACGGCATAGTAGACAAAATTTATGTAAAAGAAGGAGAAAGGGTTTCTCAGGAAGAACTTCTTATAACTTTCAAGGAAGAATAA
- a CDS encoding septum formation initiator family protein — MKKTQKPKNKKSYTHKFGIYFLLAFVIAVGAGVTYRRTVLKELTERGERLEAQVETARQENIKLTNEEEYYTSDAYIEKIAREQLGLVMPDEVVFKEREE; from the coding sequence ATGAAGAAAACACAGAAACCTAAAAATAAAAAATCATATACGCATAAATTCGGGATATATTTTCTGTTGGCATTTGTTATTGCGGTAGGAGCCGGCGTTACATACAGGAGGACTGTGCTTAAAGAGCTGACGGAACGGGGCGAACGCCTCGAAGCGCAGGTTGAAACCGCCCGGCAGGAAAATATTAAGCTTACAAACGAAGAAGAATATTATACAAGCGACGCTTACATAGAAAAGATTGCAAGGGAGCAGCTTGGGCTTGTTATGCCCGACGAAGTTGTTTTTAAAGAACGCGAAGAATAA